ATCAGAGGTTATATTTTTTCTTCTGCGTAAATATAAGATATTAATCAACCACAACATAGCTGTTGTTAGTAATATAATAAACAAAAATAAATTAAATAATTGACTCATTAAATTAATAAATTTTATTTGTCATCGACTTTTAGGACTGCTAAAAAAGCGTCTTGTGGTATTTCAATATTGCCAACATTCTTCATTCTTTTCTTTCCAGCTTTTTGCTTTTCTAATAATTTTTTCTTTCTGCTTATATCTCCACCATAACACTTAGCCAAAACATTTTTTCGTAACGCTTTAACATTTTCACGAGCTATAATGTCAGATCCTATAGCTGCTTGAATAACAACATCGTACATCTGTCTAGGAATAACAGATCTCATGCGTACTACCATATTACGAGCACGCAAACGAGCATTTGCACGATGAACTATCATAGATAAAGCATCAATTTTATTATTATTTATAATAACATCAACTTTTACAACATCTGCGGCACGATACTCTAAAAACTCATAATCCATAGAGGCATAACCATGAGATATAGATTTCAAGCGATCAAAAAAATCTAAAACAATCTCAGCTAATGGCATCTCATAAGTTATATTTACTTGACGTCCATAGTAAACCATGTCTACTTGAACTCCACGCTTACTATTACATAAAGTCATAACTATACCAACATAGTCTTTAGGCATAAATAACTTAACAATTACTATCGGCTCACGAATTTCTTCCAAAGAGCCTGATATTGGCATATGTGATGGACTACCTATCATTTCTACGGCACCACTTTTTCTTGCTACCTGATACACAACAGATGGAGCAGTAGTAATTATATTCATACTGAATTCACGTTCCAGTCTTTCCTGTACAATTTCCATATGCAATAAACCAAGAAAACCACAACGGAATCCAAAACCGAGCGCCTCAGAAGATTCAGGCTCAAATACTAATGAAGCATCATTTAGCTTTAATTTATTTAAAGATATATGTAACTGTTCATATTCGGAATTTTCAACTGGATAAATTCCGGCAAAAACTTGAGACTGAACATTTTTAAATCCTGGCAAAGGATCTAACGATGGATTCATATATGTAGTAATAGTATCTCCAACTTTAGCATGTTGAAGGTCTCTGATCCCAGCAACAACAAAACCAACATCTCCAGCTGATAATAAGTCTCTTGACTCTGATTTAGGAGTGAATACACCGGTTTGTTCACATATATACGTACAATTAGTTGACATAAATAGAATTTTATCTTTTGGTCTTAAAATACCATTTACAATCCTAACTAAAGCAACAACTCCTATATAACTATCAAACCAAGAATCTATAATAAGAGCTTGTAACGGCTGATCAAATGATCCTTTAGGCGAAGGTATTTTCGTAACTATTAACTCCAAGATATCATCTATGCCAACACCAGTTTTTGCACTTATAGAAATAGCATTTTTAGAATCTATTCCTATAAAATCTTCAATTTCCTTTTTGACACTACATGGATCAGATTGTGGTAAATCAATTTTATTTAGTACTGGCAAAACCTCAACACCCAAATCAATTGCCATATAACAATTTGCAACAGTCTGAGCTTCTACACCTTGAGAAGCATCTACAACTAATAATGCACCTTCACATGCAGAAAGAGAACGACTCACTTCATATGAAAAATCTACATGACCAGGAGTATCTATCATATTTAATTTATATGTAATACCATCTTTTGCTAGATAATTAAGACAAACAGTTTGTGCCTTAATTGTTATACCTCTTTCTCTTTCTATATCCATGGAATCTAAAATCTGATTAGACATCTCCCTTTCTACCAAACCGCCACACTTCTGTATCAAACGATCGGCTAAAGTTGATTTGCCATGGTCAATATGGGCAATAATGGAAAAATTACGAATTTGTTTCATAAATAAAATATTTTTAATACTATAGTTAAATGCAATTCTAAGTAATTGGTTAATATTAGTTATATACTAGTTAAATTTTATAGGAATCCATTGAGTTTGCTCGCCACGTCTTACAAGTAAAGCTAAAGATCTATTTTTACAAAGAGTTTTAATATGTTTTCCAAAATCCTTAACTCCATTTATGCAATACTCGTTAATAGCAAGTATCATGTCTCCTTGTTTTAGACCACAAGAAGCTGCTATTCCGAATGATTTCTTTACCAATACACCACCATTGATCCGTAAATTTGAACAAACATCACTAGGTATATCTGCCACTTTTAAACCAATACTATCAAAAACAATAGAACCTTTATCTAAATTGCTATTATTGTCAACAATACAAGAATTAGCAGATTGAATCTCTCCTACCTTAACATCTATTTTTATCTTCTTTCCATGACGAAATACAATTAGAGTAGATTTGCTTCCTGGTTTTGCTTCTCCAACTATGCGAGGTAAATCTGTATGTTTTTTTATATTCTCATTATTGAAACTTAAAATAACATCACCAGCAATAATACCTGAAAGATCTGCGGGACTACCATTCTCAACGTAACTAACCAAGGCCCCATAAGAATTTACTAATCCAAGAGCATCCGCAACTTCTTTGCTTATTTCTCCTATATGGACTCCAATTCGTCCACGTATAACTTTACCTGATAACCGTAATTGCTCAGCAACTCTCATTGCCTCATCTATTGGGATAGACAGCGAGATACCCATAAACCCACCACTACGTGATATAATTTGAGAGTTTACTCCAATTACCTCGCCATTTAAATTAAGTAGAGGACCACCGGAATTTCCAGGGTTAACAGCAACATCAGCTTGGATAAATGATAAATAATCCCCAGTATCTCTACCTATAGCACTTACTATACCTGCAGTAACAGTAGAGTCCAACCCAAATGGAGATCCTATTGCTAAAACCCATTGCCCCTTTCTAACAAAATTAACACTGCCTATAGATAAAGGCTTGGTGTTTTTATTATCTATTTTCAGTAAAGCAATATCTGTACGATCATCTGTACCAACAACTTTTGCAATAAATTCTTTTCCATCATAAAGAGTAACAATTATTTCTGTTGCATCTATAATAACGTGATTATTGGTCAATATATAACCATCATCAGAAATAAAAAAACCAGACCCCATTCCTCTTGGAATTATTTTTTCTTCGTTAACTTGTGGAGGATAAATAGGAACAGGTTGTTGCAATTGCGGTCCAAAAAACCATCTAAAAAAATCATAAGGATCATTGTTAAAGTTATTGCTAGCATCTCTATTTGCTATATTTGTCATGGTACGTATATTAACAACAGAAGACTCTACTTTCTCAACAATATTTGTAAAATCTGGCAAATTAAGAGAAGAATTATTTGTTAAACCAGCTATAGATTGCGCGTAAACAGAGATATAGCACGAGGCTAAACACAATTTTATTATGATTAACGTTGATAAGAATATCCTAGAAATAAAAAGTCTAGATACTTTAATTTCCAACATCTATAAATCCTCATTTTAAATATAATAGGGAAACAAATCTAAAATTAACTAAGAGCATCTGTGACTTTAGTAATTAAAAATATTTCCCAATTAAATAATTTTTTAAAAAATAATATATAAACTATTTTACAAATTACATAATATATAAAATCTATAAAAATAAACTCTACATTTTACGCATAATGATAGTACCATTGGTACCACCAAAACCAAATGAATTAGAAATTGCAACATTAATATTCATATCTCTAGCATCTTTTGAGCAATAATCTAAATCACAATCACTATCTTGATTAAATATATTAATAGTTGGAGGAGATATTTGTTTATAGACTGCCATAGCTGTAAATATAGCCTCAATACCACCAGCAGCTCCCAATAAATGACCTGTCATGGATTTAGTTGAGTTAACTACCAAATTATATGCGTGATCTTTAAAAAGCATTTTTAAAGCATCCGTTTCATTCCTATCGCCTATAACAGTAGAAGTTCCATGAGCATTTACATAATCTACTTGATCGTAATTAATGCTTCCATTTTTCAATGCCATTAACATTCCATTATAAGCCCCATCTTTATTAGGAGAGGTAATATGAAATGCATCTGAACTCATGCCATATCCGACTAGCTCACTATAAATTCTAGCGCCACGACGTTTTGCATGCTCATACTCTTCTAGAACTACTACACCTGCTCCTTCACCTAAAACAAATCCATCCCTATCTTTATCCCAAGGCCTAGAAGCTGTTTTAGGATCATCATTGCGCTCAGACAAAGCACGCATAGCAGCAAAACCACCTACGCCAAGCGGAGAAACAGTTGATTCTGCTCCTCCAGCCAACATAACATCGGCGTCACCATATTCTATTAAACGAGATGCATCTCCTATACAATGTAACCCTGTGGTACAAGCAGACACAAGAGCATAATTAGGACCTTTAAAACCATACAATATTGAAACATGCCCAGATATTAGGTTAATAAGTGATGCTGGAACAAAAAATGGTGATATCCTGCGTAAACCTCTATCTAAAACTTCTGTCTGCGTCTCTTCTATTTTCTGCAAACCACCAATACCTGATCCTACTACAACACCAATCCTACTTGCATTAGTTTCGTTTAATTCCAAACCACAATCTTGCCATGCCTGTATACTAGCAGCAACGCCGTAGTGAATAAAGGTATCCATATGACGAGCTTCCCTAGCCGGAATATAACTAGAAATATCAAAATTAGAAACCTCTCCAGCTATACGAACAGAAAGATTAGAAGGATTAAATTTAGTAATTAATCCAATGCCAGAAACACCATTAACTATATTATCCCAAGCAATATTTAAACTATTACCAACAGGTGAAACTATACCAATACCAGTAACAACTACTCGCCGTTTCAACAGACACTCCTTAACTAGAAAAAACGGTTACCAAATATAAAACTATAAATCGAAGCTAAATACAATAGAATTTGGCATCATAATTCACAAGACATCTATGCCAAATGCTAAAAATATTACTTCTTGACTGAGATATAGTCTATGGCCTGTTGAACCGTTGTGATTTTCTCAGCATCCTCATCTGGAATCTCAGTCTCGAACTCATCTTCCAATGCCATAACCAATTCAACCATATCAAGAGAGTCAGCCCCAAGATCATCTATAAAAGATGAATTTATACTTATATCAGACTCGCCTACACCTAGTTGCTCAGATACAATCTTCCTAACACGCTGCTCTATACTATCCATCTACATCCCCAAATTACAATAACAAAATTATAAAAATAATACTTTAAAAAATACAAATGGCTTATTAATACCATTCCCCACAAATAATCTAAATATGCCACTAAGATTTTACATGTGCATCCCTCCATTCACATGCAAAGTGGTACCATTTATGTAGCTAGCTTTAGAACTTGCTAAAAATGATACAGCATAAGCTATATCATCATCAGAACCAAGTCTACCTGATGGTATCTGTTTTAATATCAAATCAATTTTTTCTTGACTTATAGCTTTAGTCATATCTGTATCTATAAAACCAGGAGCTACGCAATTTACTGTTATACCTCGGCTACCTAACTCCTTAGCTAAAGATTTCGAAAATCCAGAAATAGCAGCTTTTGAAGCTGCATAATTAGCTTGACCTTTGTTGCCTATGGAACCGATAACTGATGTAATATTAATTATGCGACCCCATCTTTTTTTCATCATGTTATGCAAAACAAACTTAGTAATACGAAAAACAGAATTAAGATTAGTATTAATAACATCATTCCATTCTTCATCTTTCATTCTTATGAAAAGCATATCTCTTGTAATACCAACATTATTAACTAAAATATCAATATTAAACATATCATTTGCAAGACTATCTAGTGCTAAATTACAACCATCAATATCATTTACATTTAAAACAATACCTTTAACTCCTAAACCACCTAAATCAGCATTAATTATATCCACTCCAGACTCGCTAGTTGCTGTTCCTATAACACTAGCCCCTCTATAAGCTAATTCTTTTGCAATAGCTCTACCTATACCTCTCGTTGCTCCAGTTACGAAAGCATTCTTTCCTTTAAGTTCCATAAAGCAACTCACATAGTATTAATTAACAAGCATAATGGCTTTATTTAAAGAATTATAATCTCTAATAGATATTGTTACTAACTCTGGGTCTATACGTTTAATTAAGTTAGACAAAACACTACCAGGACCAAATTCTAAAATATGAGTTACGCCCATCATTTTCATATATTGAACAGTCTCAACCCATCGTACTGGACTCCAGGCTTGACGAACCAATGCATCACGAATTAAAACTGGATCATTTTCTATTTTAACATCTACATTATTTATAACATCTACTTTTGGTGCTTTTATATCAATAGAATCAAGAAAATAAAATAAATATTTTGATATTGGTTTTAATATTGTCGAATGAAACGGAGCTGAAACAGGAAGCATAATAGTACGTTTTGCACCCAAAGCTTTTGCCTCTTTACAAGAGCTAATTACAGCATCTTTATGTCCTGCAATCACAATCTGTAAAGGAGAATTATAATTAGCTATCTCAACAATATGAACATCATTGCTATTTCTATTACAGATTAATACTACATCATCTTGTTCTATGCCAATAATCGCAGCCATAGCGCTATGATCAGCAGGAATAACAGATTGCATTAATTCAGCTCTATAACGAACTAACCTCAAACAGTCAGAAAAAGAGATAGCTCCAGAAGCAGCCAAAGCTGTATATTCCCCTAAACTATGTCCTGCCATAATATCAGGATCCCTACCACCAGATTCACGCCATACTAAAAAAAATGATAGGCATACAGCTAACATTATAGGTTGAGTATTAACAGTAAGATTTAGAGATTCCAAAGGACCTTTTGATATAAGACTTTTAAGATCTTGTTTCAATATACTAGAAGCCTCCAGCATAACACTATTTATCGTCTCATTATTCCAAGAATCTAACATTCCTAAATACTGCGATCCTTGGCCTGGAAAAACAAAAGCAATTTTCATATAAATTTCATTAATTAATTTTTTTATATGCGAACCAATAATGATCCCCAGGTAAAACCACCACCAACACCTTGAATAAGAACAAGATCACCATTTTTGATTCTTCCATCTAGTTTTGCAACATTAAAAGCGAGAGGGATACTAGCAGCTGATGTATTAGCATGCTTATCTACAGTTATAACAAACTTATCATTGCTTATACCTAATCTACGACTCAACATTTTTATAATTCTTATATTAGCTTGATGTGGAATAAACCAATTTATACTATTTATATCAACACATGCTTTATCACATACCGCCCGTGCTGATTCTTCCAAAACATATACTGCATTCTTAAAAACCGATTGGCCATCCATCCTTACAAATGGGCAACCATTTACATTGCCCCTATCAAAATGCCCGGAAACACTTAGAATATCTGAGATTGATCCATCTGAAGATATACAGGATGATAATATACCACAATCATAAGAAGCTGTAAGAACAAAAGCACCTGCCCCATCTCCAAAAAGAACACATGTACTACGATCATTCCAATCCAAAATGCGAGAAAACTTTTCAGCTCCAATAACAAGAACATTCTTTGCTTTGCCAGAACAAATAAAACTTTCTGCTGTTGATAAGGAATATATGAACCCACTACAAGCTGCCTGCAAGTCAAAAGCAGCGGCACGACTTGCATTCAACTTGGATTGAACAACACATGCAGTACTTGGAAATACACAATCAGGCGTTGATGTTGCCACTATTATTAAATCAATATCAGATGCATCAATGCCAGAGTCAATTAAAGCCATTCTTGCAGACTCAACAGCCATATGACTAGTATTAACATCAACATCAGCAACATAACGTTGTTTAATACCCGTGCGTTGTACAATCCAATCATCAGAAGTATGAATGCCCCTGCATAATAAATCCTTAGCCAAATCATTATTAGAAACAACTGTACTTGGCAAGAAAGACCCAGAACCAACAATTCTGGTATATATCATAAAACTTCCTGGAAATTATATAGGTCAATCATTATGACCTAAGCAATTGATTAATCTGAGACAACTTATCTATTGTTCTTGCTAAGAGATTATTTATAATAGCCTCGCGAGAGCGTTTTAAAGCAAAATAGAAAGATTTCACATCAGCCGACCCATGACTTTTAAAAACAATACCTCTTAGACCTAATAGAGAGGCCCCATTATATCTCCTATTATCCAATCTATTTTTTAACCTTTTTAATGTCGAATTAGCTATAAAACTAGTAAGCAATGAAAACCAATTACGTTGAAATTCCTCTCTAACTACTCCAGAAAACATCTTAGCAATACCCTCTACTGACTTAAGTACGATATTACCTACAAAACCATCACATACTACAACATTAACTATTCCCTTAAATATATCATTACCCTCTATATTGCCATAAAAATTTAAAGGGCTAGATAATAGAAGATTACTAGCTTCTTTAACAATTTCATTGCCCTTTATAACTTCAGATCCAACATTCAATAGACCAATACTAGGATCTTTAATGTATTCCACTGCCTGTAATAATGCAGTTCCCATTATAGAAAATTGCAACAAATTATTAGCAGAACAATCTACATTTGCACCAAGGTCTAACATGGCAGTAACCCCGCCATTTTGTATCGGAAGAAAAGCAGCAATAGCTGGGCGGTCAATCCCATCTAAAGTCTTTAAAATATATCGTGATATCGCCATCCAAGCACCAGTATTTCCAGCAGAAATACAAGCATCAGCATTGCATTTCTTAACCTCCTGGACTGCAATATACATAGATGATTTTTTCTTTTTTCTAAGAGCTACATCAATAGTATCACTCATGGTTACAACTTCATCTGAATGTACTATGTGAACTCTATTAAAAGGCACTCCATCAATAAGATTGAGGGCAGACTTGATGAGAGGCTCAACACCAACCAACAATAAATCAACATCACCATAATCATTGGCAAAATTAACAGAGGCTGGTACTGTAACGTCTAAACCAAAATCTCCACCCATACAATCAATAGCAATACGCATCAGCTGATTCAACGGAAAATATAATTATTTAAATACTATAGTACCATAGGCCTAATCATCATTTTTTAAATTTATGACTTTTTTCCCTCGATAAAATCCGGTAGAACTTACATGATGACGAAGATGAATCTCTCCTGTTTTAGATTCTATCGCTGTAGAAGGTAACGATAAAAAATCATGAGAACGATGTTTTCCTCTTCTAGAAGAAGATTTTTTATTTTGTTGAACTGCCATTGTAACTCCCTAAAGCCACCTAACCTAATAAAGACAAAGGTATTATAATAATTAACTAGAATTAAATAAATACCCACTAATTAAATAAAACATTAAAAAATACTAACAAGCAAATAATATAATTAGCAAGTATAATTGAGACTATGTATTAATCAAAATTCTACACATTAAATAATATTTGTCGCTAATATAAATATGCAAAAAGAATAAATTACTAAAAAACTAGATATAGAAGGAAAAATGAAGTTATAAGTTATTCTTAGAGACATCATCCGTAATTCTAACATATCGATAAACAGCAATATCATTATGAATAATAAAACATCAATAAAATTAATCCTAGCTTCTAGTTCTGTATATCGCAAAGAACTATTGTCAAGATTATATATACCATTTACAATCATATCACCTGACATAGATGAGAATCCTCTACAAAAAGAGACTCCAGAGGAAACAGCATTAAGATTATCTACAAGCAAAGCAAAACATATATCAGAATCTAATCCTGGATTTACTATAATAGGAGCTGATCAAGTATGCTCATGCGATGGTATACTTATAGGGAAATCTGGGGAATTTAATAATGCAAAAAAACAACTACAATTTATGTCAGACAAGAGAGTCTTCTTTATTAGCGCAATATCAATAACGAACGGTAATAAAACGTTATCATCATCAGTTACAACAGAATGCAAATTCAAGCATCTAAGCGATGACAAAATCGAACATTACCTTCAAAAAGAAAAACCATATGATACAGCAGGAAGTGTTAAAATGGAGAAACTAGGTATAACTTTGGTAGAATACGTAAAAAGTGATGACCCTACTGCAATACTAGGTTTACCACTTATTAAGCTTACAGAATTTCTTAAAGAATTTAGCATTATATCTATGTAATTAAGAAAAATGATATCTACATTACATCTTATACCAGTTGGAATAAGCGATTCCAATCTGAAATTTTGGATGCCTTTGGAAGCTCTCAAACAGGCAAGGTCACTTAATGTATATATAGCAGAGAATGCTAAGACAGCACGATCTTTTTTAAAAGATATAGGATCATCTCACCAATTAAATGATATAACGATACACCAACTGTCAAAAAATATTACTAAGGAACAAATAATAAGATGGTTATCTTGCGTTAAACAAGGGAAAGAAATTGGACTAATCTCAGAGGCAGGTTGTCCTGCGATAGCAGACCCTGGATCAGATGTTGTTTCATTAGCTCAATCTATGGGAATAAGAATAAAACCATGGACAGGACCATCATCAATTTTCCTAAGCTTAATGGCCAGTGGACTGAATGGACAAAGTTTTGCTTTTAGAGGATATCCGCCTATAAAACCAGATGAGCTAAAAAGAAAAATCATATCTTGGGAAAATGAGTCTAAAAATATCAATCAAACTCAAATTATGATAGAAACACCTTATCGTAATATGCGTTTATTGCAATCTGCAATGGATAACCTAAAGCAAGATACAATGTTATGCATAGCATCTTCTATAACATCAGAAAGTGAGTATATAAGAACACTATCAATTCTTGAATGGAAAAAAACACCACTGGACTCCATACAAAAAAAACCAACAATATTTCTCTTCCTTGCAAAAGGCATAAAATAGACCTCTATTAGCAAATACCATCTAGTTTTATTAAAAGATTACTAAAATCATTTGGCAAGTCTGATACTATTTTGAGGTTTTTTTCAGTATTCGGATGTGAAAATATTAGACTATGTGCATGTAAGAATAATCTTTTAGAGACTAATTTACTTATTTTTTCATTAAAAAGAGATAAATCAATACCATACTTAGTATCACCAACAATTGGGAATCCAATAGAGGATAAATGAACTCTTATCTGATGAGTTCTACCACTATATAGCTCAACCTCAACCAAACTACAACTGTCTCCATAATTCCTTATGAGATTTACTGCAGTATGAGCCTCTTGACCATTTGGATCCACTTTCACCCTTCTTTCCCCTGTCTTTGTTATCCATTTAGATAAAGAAGATTTAATATGTTGACGCTGATTTAGCCATCTTCCATGAACTAAGGCAACATATCTTTTATCAATTAATCGATCTCTTAACTTAGAATGCATGGCTAGAAGAGTACTACGTTTTTTTGCTAAAATAAGCAGACCAGACGTATCACGATCTAGTCTATGCACTAACTCTAAAAAACTATTTTCTTTATAATATTCCCTTACTTGTTCTATAACACCGAAAGATATTCCACTTCCACCATGGACAGCTACGCCAGATGGCTTATTTATAACTAGCAAATAATCATCCTCATACGCTACTGAAAACTTTCTTGGTAAAATTTTAGAATTTTGTAATCTGCTACTAGCAGGAACTGAAAGTTGAAAAATAGAGACAATATCAGATAATTGCAGTCTGTAATTTATATCAACTTTTTTATTATTTACTTTTACATATCTAGTACGTATCATTTTGTAAATGTGGCTTTTAGGTACACCTTTACAAATTTTTAATAAAAAATTATCTAGCCTTTGTCCATAAAGATCTTCTGTAATAGTTAAATTTTTCACAATAGAACCGACATAGTTAATAAAGTTTCTTTTCTCATATCAGAAAGCGACATATAATCAATATAATCTAATGAATTAGTTATTTAGCTTTTTTAATATAACAGTCACCATGAGTTGTGTAAATTAATTAAAATCTTAAAATCATAGATGCTATTGAGATTTTGCTATATGTCAACCTAATTCATAGATTTGCTATAAATTCTAGTTCTATCTCTTATTAGAAATGAGATGGCTAGTAGCTAGTTTTTATGATCTGCAAGATTAGAGATTTTAAGGCAGAAGATATACAGTGTTTATTTAAAACAGGTTCTTAGTAACAGTAACCTGAAAGTAACTAATTAATACATGTACACCTAGAACAAGATATTAAAAGATTGTATGTAACATGTAAATTGAATCTACTGGCGCACAGAAAATACCTACTCAAGAATATTTAATTCAAAGATCATATTGATTAAAAATTAAAAGCCTGTTTTGGCATATGGTAATGGAGAGTACCAATAATGAAAAGAATGTTATTTAATGCAATGCATCAAGAGGAACTTCGCGTTGCAATTGTTGATGGACAAAAACTTATAGATATCGATATAGAAACAGCTGGTCGCGAACAACGAAAAGGCAATATATACAAAGGAACCATAACGAGAGTAGAACCTGGTCTAGAGGCATGCTTTATCAACTATGGAGAAGAAAAGCATGGCTTCCTTCCTTTTAAAGAAATAACTAAAAATTATTTCAAAGAAGGGATTGATATTAAAGGAGCAAGAATACAAGATGTTATAACAGAAGGACTAGAATTAATAGTACAAGTAGAAAAGGAAGAACGAGGCAATAAAGGTGCGGCGCTTACTACATTCATTTCCCTGGCAGGTAGGTATCTTGTCCTTATGCCAAATAATCCAAGAGGCGGAGGAGTATCTCGTAGAATAGAAGGAGAAGAACGTCAGGAATTACGAGAAACTATGGAACAGTTAAATATTCCTGCGGGAATGAGTATCATAGCGCGTACCGCTGGTATCGGACGCACTTTGAACGAACTTCAGTGGGACTTATCCTATTTGTTGCAATTGTGGAACGCGATATATAAAGCCTCAACAGAAAATAAATCCCCAGTACTTATTTACCTAGAATCTAGTCTAGTAATAAGAGCAATAAGAGATTATTTTTCTCCTAATATTAGTGAAATCCTAATAGATAATGATGATATTGTAAAACAAGCAACTGCATTTATGAGCATAGTAATGCCTGATAATGTTCAGCGTGTAAAACATTATCAATCTGATGTGCCGCTATTTTCAAGATTTCAAATAGAACATCAAATAGAAACTGCTTATTCTCGCATGATACAGCTACCATCTGGTGGCTCAATAGTGATTGATCACACTGAAGCGCTAGTTGCAATAGATGTAAATTCCGCAAGATCTACAAGAGGGGCTGATATTGAAGAAACAGCACTTCAAACGAATCAAGAAGCAGCTGATGAGGTAGCTAGACAACTAAGGCTACGTGATCTAGGTGGGCTAATTGTTATAGATTTTATTGATATGGATGATGCTAAAAATCAAAGATCAGTAGAACAAAGATTGAGAGAAGCTTTAAGGGTGGATAGAGCTAGGGTACAAATGGGGAAAATATCAAAATTTGGCTTAGTAGAATTATCTCGTCAAAGATTACGTCCCGCATTAAATGAGGATTCTCACAAAATTTGTCCGAGATGCACTGGTACCGGAGTTATTAGAGATACAGAATCGAGTGCATTACAAATATTAAGACTAATCCAAGAAGAGGCAATGAAAGAAGGAACTTATATAATACATGCACAAGTTCCAGTAGATGTAGCTACTTATTTGCTTAATGAGAAACGTAATGATATAAATAATATAGAAAGCCAACAAAAGATTAAATTGATATTAATACCAAATAAATATCTA
The genomic region above belongs to Candidatus Kinetoplastibacterium blastocrithidii (ex Strigomonas culicis) and contains:
- the fabG gene encoding 3-oxoacyl-ACP reductase FabG, with the translated sequence MELKGKNAFVTGATRGIGRAIAKELAYRGASVIGTATSESGVDIINADLGGLGVKGIVLNVNDIDGCNLALDSLANDMFNIDILVNNVGITRDMLFIRMKDEEWNDVINTNLNSVFRITKFVLHNMMKKRWGRIINITSVIGSIGNKGQANYAASKAAISGFSKSLAKELGSRGITVNCVAPGFIDTDMTKAISQEKIDLILKQIPSGRLGSDDDIAYAVSFLASSKASYINGTTLHVNGGMHM
- a CDS encoding Do family serine endopeptidase encodes the protein MLEIKVSRLFISRIFLSTLIIIKLCLASCYISVYAQSIAGLTNNSSLNLPDFTNIVEKVESSVVNIRTMTNIANRDASNNFNNDPYDFFRWFFGPQLQQPVPIYPPQVNEEKIIPRGMGSGFFISDDGYILTNNHVIIDATEIIVTLYDGKEFIAKVVGTDDRTDIALLKIDNKNTKPLSIGSVNFVRKGQWVLAIGSPFGLDSTVTAGIVSAIGRDTGDYLSFIQADVAVNPGNSGGPLLNLNGEVIGVNSQIISRSGGFMGISLSIPIDEAMRVAEQLRLSGKVIRGRIGVHIGEISKEVADALGLVNSYGALVSYVENGSPADLSGIIAGDVILSFNNENIKKHTDLPRIVGEAKPGSKSTLIVFRHGKKIKIDVKVGEIQSANSCIVDNNSNLDKGSIVFDSIGLKVADIPSDVCSNLRINGGVLVKKSFGIAASCGLKQGDMILAINEYCINGVKDFGKHIKTLCKNRSLALLVRRGEQTQWIPIKFN
- the fabF gene encoding beta-ketoacyl-ACP synthase II gives rise to the protein MKRRVVVTGIGIVSPVGNSLNIAWDNIVNGVSGIGLITKFNPSNLSVRIAGEVSNFDISSYIPAREARHMDTFIHYGVAASIQAWQDCGLELNETNASRIGVVVGSGIGGLQKIEETQTEVLDRGLRRISPFFVPASLINLISGHVSILYGFKGPNYALVSACTTGLHCIGDASRLIEYGDADVMLAGGAESTVSPLGVGGFAAMRALSERNDDPKTASRPWDKDRDGFVLGEGAGVVVLEEYEHAKRRGARIYSELVGYGMSSDAFHITSPNKDGAYNGMLMALKNGSINYDQVDYVNAHGTSTVIGDRNETDALKMLFKDHAYNLVVNSTKSMTGHLLGAAGGIEAIFTAMAVYKQISPPTINIFNQDSDCDLDYCSKDARDMNINVAISNSFGFGGTNGTIIMRKM
- the acpP gene encoding acyl carrier protein; this translates as MDSIEQRVRKIVSEQLGVGESDISINSSFIDDLGADSLDMVELVMALEDEFETEIPDEDAEKITTVQQAIDYISVKK
- the lepA gene encoding translation elongation factor 4, producing MKQIRNFSIIAHIDHGKSTLADRLIQKCGGLVEREMSNQILDSMDIERERGITIKAQTVCLNYLAKDGITYKLNMIDTPGHVDFSYEVSRSLSACEGALLVVDASQGVEAQTVANCYMAIDLGVEVLPVLNKIDLPQSDPCSVKKEIEDFIGIDSKNAISISAKTGVGIDDILELIVTKIPSPKGSFDQPLQALIIDSWFDSYIGVVALVRIVNGILRPKDKILFMSTNCTYICEQTGVFTPKSESRDLLSAGDVGFVVAGIRDLQHAKVGDTITTYMNPSLDPLPGFKNVQSQVFAGIYPVENSEYEQLHISLNKLKLNDASLVFEPESSEALGFGFRCGFLGLLHMEIVQERLEREFSMNIITTAPSVVYQVARKSGAVEMIGSPSHMPISGSLEEIREPIVIVKLFMPKDYVGIVMTLCNSKRGVQVDMVYYGRQVNITYEMPLAEIVLDFFDRLKSISHGYASMDYEFLEYRAADVVKVDVIINNNKIDALSMIVHRANARLRARNMVVRMRSVIPRQMYDVVIQAAIGSDIIARENVKALRKNVLAKCYGGDISRKKKLLEKQKAGKKRMKNVGNIEIPQDAFLAVLKVDDK